Proteins encoded within one genomic window of Bos indicus x Bos taurus breed Angus x Brahman F1 hybrid chromosome 18, Bos_hybrid_MaternalHap_v2.0, whole genome shotgun sequence:
- the FOXF1 gene encoding forkhead box protein F1 — translation MSSAPEKQQPPHGGGGGGGGGGGGGGAAMDPASSGPSKAKKTNAGIRRPEKPPYSYIALIVMAIQSSPTKRLTLSEIYQFLQSRFPFFRGSYQGWKNSVRHNLSLNECFIKLPKGLGRPGKGHYWTIDPASEFMFEEGSFRRRPRGFRRKCQALKPMYSMMNGLGFNHLPDTYSFQGSAGGLSCPPNSLALEGGLGMMNGHLPGNVDGMALPSHSVPHLPANGGHSYMGSCGGTAAGEYPHHDGSVPASPLLPAAAGGVMEPHAVYSGSAAAWPPSASAALNSSASYIKQQPLSPCNPTANPLSGSLSTHSLDQPYLHQNSHNTPAELQGIPRYHSQSPSMCDRKEFVFSFNTMASSSMHSAGGGSYYHQQVTYQDIKPCVM, via the exons ATGTCTTCGGCGCCCGAGAAGCAGCAGCCACCgcacggcggcggcggcggcggcggcggcggcggcgggggaggCGGCGCGGCCATGGACCCCGCGTCGTCCGGCCCGTCCAAGGCCAAGAAGACGAACGCCGGCATCCGGCGCCCGGAGAAGCCGCCCTACTCGTACATCGCGCTCATCGTCATGGCCATCCAGAGCTCGCCCACCAAGCGCCTGACGCTCAGCGAGATCTACCAGTTCCTGCAGAGCCGCTTCCCCTTCTTTCGCGGCTCCTACCAGGGCTGGAAGAACTCCGTGCGCCACAACCTCTCGCTCAACGAGTGCTTCATCAAGCTGCCCAAGGGCCTCGGGCGGCCGGGCAAGGGCCACTACTGGACCATCGACCCGGCCAGCGAGTTCATGTTTGAGGAGGGCTCCTTTCGGCGGCGGCCGCGCGGCTTCCGAAGGAAATGCCAGGCGCTCAAGCCCATGTACAGCATGATGAACGGGCTCGGCTTCAACCACCTCCCGGACACCTACAGCTTCCAGGGCTCTGCCGGCGGCCTCTCGTGCCCGCCCAACAGCCTGGCGCTGGAGGGAGGTCTGGGCATGATGAACGGCCACTTGCCGGGCAACGTGGACGGCATGGCTTTGCCCAGCCACTCGGTGCCCCACCTGCCCGCCAACGGCGGCCACTCGTACATGGGCAGCTGCGGAGGCACAGCGGCCGGCGAGTACCCGCACCACGACGGCTCGGTGCCCGCCTCCCCGCTGCTGCCCGCGGCGGCAGGCGGGGTCATGGAGCCCCACGCCGTCTACTCCGGCTCCGCGGCCGCCTGGCCTCCCTCCGCCTCGGCGGCTCTCAACAGCAGCGCCTCCTACATCAAGCAGCAGCCCCTGTCCCCCTGCAACCCCACGGCCAACCCCCTGTCCGGCAGCCTCTCCACGCACTCCCTGGACCAGCCGTATCTGCACCAGAACAGTCACAACACCCCTGCTGAGCTGCAAG GCATCCCGCGGTATCACTCGCAGTCACCCAGCATGTGTGACCGAAAGGAGTTCGTCTTCTCTTTCAACACCATGGCATCCTCGTCCATGCACTCGGCTGGCGGCGGCTCCTACTACCACCAGCAGGTCACCTACCAAGACATCAAGCCCTGTGTCATGTGA